In Chanodichthys erythropterus isolate Z2021 chromosome 18, ASM2448905v1, whole genome shotgun sequence, the following are encoded in one genomic region:
- the gsc gene encoding homeobox protein goosecoid — MPAGMFSIDSILAGRPSCKDSVLLHRNAPVVFSNLTESLYTAAGDFNGLYSHTGPPAPNLQSMNGTRIGYNNYYYGQLHVQGPTGPACCGAIPTLGSQQCPCIPTGYDSAGSVLISPVPHQMMSYMNVGTLSRTELQLLNQLHCRRKRRHRTIFTDEQLEALENLFQETKYPDVGTREQLARKVHLREEKVEVWFKNRRAKWRRQKRSSSEESENSQKWNKSMKTATEKIEEGKSDVDSDS; from the exons ATGCCCGCTGGGATGTTTAGTATCGACAGCATCTTGGCAGGGAGACCCAGCTGCAAGGACTCGGTTCTGCTCCATCGGAATGCTCCGGTTGTGTTCTCCAACTTGACGGAATCCTTGTACACAGCAGCTGGCGATTTTAATGGACTGTATTCTCACACAGGACCTCCAGCTCCAAACTTACAATCGATGAATGGAACCAGGATAGGCTACAACAACTACTACTATGGACAACTACACGTCCAGGGGCCGACTGGACCAGCCTGCTGTGGCGCAATACCAACCCTCGGCTCGCAACAGTGTCCGTGTATTCCTACAG GTTACGACAGCGCCGGTTCGGTGCTTATATCTCCAGTCCCACATCAGATGATGTCGTACATGAATGTAGGCACCCTGTCCAGAACCGAGCTACAGCTACTCAACCAGTTACACTGTCGGCGCAAAAGACGACACCGAACCATATTCACCGACGAGCAACTGGAGGCACTGGAGAACCTTTTTCAAGAAACCAAATACCCTGATGTTGGCACACGAGAACAACTGGCACGTAAAGTGCACCTACGTGAAGAAAAAGTTGAG GTTTGGTTCAAAAACAGACGAGCAAAATGGAGAAGACAGAAAAGGTCTTCGTCAGAGGAGTCAGAAAACTCACAGAAATGGAACAAATCCATGAAAACAGCCACAGAGAAAATCGAGGAAGGCAAAAGTGACGTGGATTCTGACAGCTGA